A stretch of the Lolium perenne isolate Kyuss_39 chromosome 3, Kyuss_2.0, whole genome shotgun sequence genome encodes the following:
- the LOC127340119 gene encoding uncharacterized protein, which produces MAFGQEASEQLWQELLGGYNLNARLLALLGDPLDKHGQEAALAMSQELSRVFMVSLYTLKPGDSSRVARVRTMAPETTVTEGSVSQRTPATDERICSGEEAVPHRKRIGEEVIEKKITASPHKEGYRWKKYGQKNIQKRKFPRQYYKCMYSHERGCRAKKRVQQQDNGSDAHGPMFQVTFMNEHTCHQVLPSQNSSNNATNLPATNTTSTMTRNGAHSDPAAHIGDNAGLQNKIMTCALTTVIGGAPSPPPPVEVSQLSDSASYVPPRLPEVSMGLEYETTVSETGFSCGSPIPPPVEAPAAPSSWSLPPPLHMEASSSYLVGGGNIPSMDPMMMEEMYFPCAPLFSPVAAHSSIIGCDDVPMAVVAGQWYTDTSSPWPQY; this is translated from the exons ATGGCATTTGGGCAAGAGGCTTCAGAACAGCTGTGGCAGGAGCTCCTTGGCGGCTACAATCTCAACGCCAGGCTCCTGGCGCTGCTCGGGGACCCCCTCGATAAGCATGGCCAGGAGGCAGCTTTGGCGATGAGCCAAGAGCTCTCTCGGGTGTTCATGGTGTCCCTGTACACCCTCAAGCCTGGCGATAGTAGTCGGGTAGCACGAGTGAGAACGATGGCGCCCGAGACAACGGTCACCGAGGGAAGTGTCAGTCAGCGCACTCCGGCGACAGATGAACGCATCTG CAGTGGCGAAGAGGCTGTTCCCCACCGAAAGCGCATAGGTGAGGAGGTTATAGAGAAGAAAATTACAGCCTCGCCTCACAAGGAGGGTTACAGATGGAAAAAATACGGGCAAAAGAATATTCAGAAGAGAAAATTTCCAAG GCAGTACTACAAATGCATGTACAGCCATGAGCGCGGCTGCAGGGCGAAGAAGCGTGTTCAGCAGCAGGATAATGGCAGCGACGCCCATGGCCCAATGTTTCAGGTCACCTTCATGAACGAGCACACGTGCCACCAAGTGCTTCCCAGCCAAAACAGCAGCAATAATGCAACTAATTTACCGGCGACGAACACTACTAGTACTATGACTAGGAACGGCGCTCATTCTGATCCTGCAGCCCACATCGGCGACAACGCTGGACTGCAAAACAAGATCATGACCTGCGCTCTCACCACGGTCATCGGCGGAGCTCCATCCCCGCCGCCGCCCGTGGAAGTGAGCCAGCTGAGTGATTCGGCGTCGTACGTGCCGCCGCGCCTGCCGGAGGTCAGCATGGGCTTGGAGTATGAGACGACGGTGTCGGAGACGGGTTTCTCGTGCGGCTCCCCAATTCCGCCTCCCGTCGAGGCACCTGCTGCTCCATCGTCGTGGTCATTGCCGCCGCCACTGCACATGGAAGCGAGCTCGAGCTATCTGGTCGGCGGCGGAAACATACCGAGCATGGACCCTATGATGATGGAGGAGATGTATTTCCCGTGCGCCCCGCTATTTTCTCCCGTTGCAGCTCACTCGTCGATCATCGGCTGCGACGATGTGCCTATGGCTGTCGTCGCCGGTCAGTGGTACACGGACACGTCGTCACCGTGGCCACAATATTAA